The Anoplolepis gracilipes chromosome 5, ASM4749672v1, whole genome shotgun sequence region TGAAACACGGAATTAAGAAGTATAGAGCGGAGCAGTTGAGCAAGAGATTCGCGTTTCGTTTTACTATATATCGCGCGCAGTGGCTTCGATTGTCGCTTCGAATCGACTTCGCGTCGAAAGCAACTTAacactaaattaattttcatcgaGTGGACTTATCATCCGCTGAGATTTCGtgtatagataaatatagacAAATACAGATCCCACGAAAAATCGCAGATCTTCGGATGAGGCTTATTCCGCGGCAAACGAGGCGGACTTAGCTACTGTGGCTGTAGGCAGTGTTTGTGTACGGTCCACTATAAATGGACGATCCCGTAGTTGAGACGCTCTTGTGCCGTCTCTTTGCGAGCAGTACCAAAATGGCAGCCACTACTGCCAACATGAGTATAAGACCGGCGATGGCGATCCCGATGGCAAAGCTCCTTTGCGATATGCAAATAGTATTGGGATCATCGATAGcctaagaaagaaaaatcgcaaaatatagtaagatatatttgatttccttttattcaaaaaattttcttatttaaattactactCAGAGAATGATCAGAATGCACGATTTGAAGTTATTGATACTTTTAATGACAGGGAAATCGGCTATTATTTTGCGTTACCCTTTCTCTGAAGACGTCGTCGGAGAAATCCGATTTGGTACTAACGTCCGAGGCTTCGTTGACATACAGACCGCTGTAAACCTCGATTGTAGCCGGAGTGCCATCTAGACTTTCGACACTCTTCATCTCGTTATCGTTGATAGTGTCCCTACGTCGTCTAGCTATCGAATTGCACAACGGCGGCTGCAAATCAAGAATAGTAAATGTCAATTTCTAATGAGTCTTTAGAAAATGATCAAActcaaatattctttttcagaGTCGGACATTATGTAATGTTCTCCGcgtgtttatttatatctgcgtaatgtatttattagaCAAATTTAACGGGATAATCATGACAGAgagaagtaaatattattaaatcattaaaggaggctaaatataatacttaataatctttatatagaaTCATTATGCGAGATAGAGCTAACACATTTATGTATCATAAGACGATTATGTACCGTATTAATGCATCCTCCGCCATGCTTGACGCAGAGTCTAACATTGCATTGATAATACACGCTCGCCGTATACGGGAACTTGTGCGCTTGGAAGTTTACCCTGGCCTCCGTCTTGTCCTCGTTATACGTAAACTGTCCCATGATCTCGCCGTCCACCGGACAACTGTGAACAAACacgtatatcaaataaaaaaaagttaatagaTCGTTAAAtatcactttttattattgaaaaaaatcttttactataaaaaaaaaatctttctcttctctaaaattttttgatatcatgTACTGTTCCGACTTACCCTTCATCATTTATCAGCCGTTGTTCACCCCATCCGAGACCGTCACGGACCAGACAATCGGAGATTTTCAGACCAAACATCTCTTGTTTGTCAATGCTTATGACCAGGGTCAAGGGATCACCGATCTTCACATTCTCCGCTACATGATGCTGCGTTGGATCGCCACTAAAAATCTTCATCGTGCATCCCGGCATCGGCGCGGTCGCCTGCGTAGGCAGAAGAATTTgcagtttaaatatatttcatgttaATTCATTACACGTTCATTTACATACTTATCTAAATACTGGTACGGAGATATTTAGATATTGcgtaaagattaatatttcgcGTATACATTGTAAAGTTATCAACATAATTTCACTGAGACTGGTTTTATCAAAGTTCACCGATAGAACGAGATACATAACGAAACATTTTAATTGGCTAATGAAAGTTTGCctgataacatttttttcagaaaagagTAGCTTACACATGAACATTTTCTTACCTGCAACGGTAGAGATTGTAACATGGACACGTGGGTCTGGTCGTTCGTTACAACTTTGTCGCGCGTCTGGTATCTACATCTCACGTGGAAACCTCTGCCCTGGTTCGTGACCAGCTTCAGGTGTGGCTGCACCACGATGGTGTTAAAGTACTCTATACCACCGTCGTCCTGCGAAACAAAGGCAACGAAATCGTGAGAGCGTCGGTTGTAAATTTCCTGCGATACGCAAAGATTAtgaatcaaaaaatattgcgagaaatattatttctattttaatattgcctTATTTTAACTACacgtttatttaattgtaatcaatttatctttttatttaaggGTAAGAGAATTCGTCGATCGACGGCCACGTTGAATGTTCAAAGCGCTAAGTCGAGATGTGTGAGAACACTGGCCATTGTTCGACCGACCGCTGCGTATCCGTGTTTCGGTGCCGCGAATGTCGCAATCTATACGACGGGGTCTACGTTTTACTATCTTTTCAAGGAGCGTATAGTAATACGCGATCACGTTTCTCTTGTGGCCACTTTCAATAttgcagcagcagcaacagccgTTGCCTGTCCTTGCACCCCGCCAGCAAAAACCGGACCGCTGCTCCTTCTCCTCTCGTCGATTCTGTCTCGCTCGTCCGAGATATCCAGAAAGGGAATACCTACATGTAATTTACATTCTC contains the following coding sequences:
- the Pio gene encoding cuticlin-4 produces the protein MDWRRVTLVFLVITITRHSSAHAAQIPQQLPTSTAPIASTVQIECASESIIVHISTEGNTDFHGLVYPRGLSKNSSCLQEYRSQPVPITYNLPLRSCNTMPTELDDGGIEYFNTIVVQPHLKLVTNQGRGFHVRCRYQTRDKVVTNDQTHVSMLQSLPLQATAPMPGCTMKIFSGDPTQHHVAENVKIGDPLTLVISIDKQEMFGLKISDCLVRDGLGWGEQRLINDEGCPVDGEIMGQFTYNEDKTEARVNFQAHKFPYTASVYYQCNVRLCVKHGGGCINTPPLCNSIARRRRDTINDNEMKSVESLDGTPATIEVYSGLYVNEASDVSTKSDFSDDVFRERAIDDPNTICISQRSFAIGIAIAGLILMLAVVAAILVLLAKRRHKSVSTTGSSIYSGPYTNTAYSHSS